A genomic region of Arvicola amphibius chromosome X, mArvAmp1.2, whole genome shotgun sequence contains the following coding sequences:
- the LOC119804244 gene encoding melanoma-associated antigen B4-like, with protein sequence MPRGNKSKGHSQGKGHHAHGASQSPKGGQPTVVKDSASPPVGKANFPSSSKACTPQGAAFPASSVAGVSCTGSDLDGGASDVHVVGRSPHNFTQPICMDALTKKASMLVEFLLEKFQKSEQFTDADMLKVVSKKYKMQFSDILRKSSSLMEMIFAMRLKKINPDSQSYAVVSKLGLSTADILSGKRGLPKMGLLMTILGLIFTKGNRATEEEIWQFLSVLGVYAGRKHLIFGEPRKLITKDLVEQNYLEIRKMPGGKSPRYDFLWGSRSHVETSKMKVLEVWARINDTVPSFFSTSYEEALKDQMEREEQTSQALDTARVYPRCICCSPSHT encoded by the coding sequence ATGCCTAGGGGCAACAAGAGTAAAGGCCACTCTCAAGGCAAAGGTCATCATGCACATGGGGCTAGCCAAAGTCCCAAGGGTGGTCAACCAACTGTAGTGAAAGATTCAGCATCTCCTCCTGTTGGCAAAGCTAATTTCCCAAGCTCTTCCAAAGCATGCACTCCTCAGGGAGCTGCGTTTCCTGCCTCTTCTGTGGCAGGTGTATCCTGCACAGGCTCTGATCTAGATGGTGGGGCTTCTGATGTCCACGTTGTTGGGAGAAGTCCACATAACTTCACTCAGCCGATATGCATGGATGCTCTTACCAAGAAGGCTAGTATGTTGGTAGAGTTCCTGCTGGAGAAGTTTCAGAAGAGTGAGCAGTTTACAGATGCTGATATGCTGAAAGTGGTCAGCAAGAAATACAAAATGCAGTTTTCTGACATCCTCAGGAAATCTTCCTCCCTCATGGAAATGATCTTTGCAATGCGATTGAAGAAAATCAATCCAGATAGTCAGTCCTATGCCGTTGTCAGCAAGCTAGGTCTCTCCACTGCTGACATTCTAAGTGGCAAGAGAGGGCTGCCAAAGATGGGTCTCCTTATGACCATCTTGGGTCTGATATTCACCAAAGGCAATCGTGCCACTGAGGAAGAGATCTGGCAATTCCTGAGTGTGTTAGGAGTATATGCAGGGAGGAAGCACTTGATCTTTGGGGAGCCCCGAAAACTCATCACCAAAGATCTGGTTGAGCAAAATTACCTTGAGATCCGCAAGATGCCTGGCGGTAAATCCCCAAGATACGATTTCCTCTGGGGTTCCCGGTCCCACGTTGAAACCAGCAAAATGAAAGTGCTAGAAGTTTGGGCTAGGATCAATGACACCGTTCCTAGCTTCTTCTCTACTTCATATGAAGAAGCTCTTAAAGATCAaatggagagagaagagcagacaTCTCAAGCCTTGGACACGGCCAGGGTTTATCCCAGGTGCATATGCTGCAGCCCCTCTCACACATAG